One genomic segment of Carassius auratus strain Wakin chromosome 29, ASM336829v1, whole genome shotgun sequence includes these proteins:
- the LOC113048095 gene encoding mRNA-decapping enzyme 1B-like isoform X1 produces MQNRTGAMTASTGGGGSCLSMSLSALKRLDPYIHSITDLASQVALYTFNNTTNEWEKTDVEGTLFVYNRLASPRHGFTILNRLSMDNLSEPITKDLDFQLQHPFLLYRNARLSIFGIWFYDKEDCQRIAELMKNLAGQEQQLQPQMAVGSVSPRSAEQGVDIMQMLTKARDDYDKGKLSEPKEIGSGGVLHGSPHLIKPIPLKPAQDTHVQGQTQQTLSLSQDTEMESKRLSVVSLFGAQSKPDSVSPQPTSAVSRVGPTRPAVVRSLSYDDPSLASGAVVSNTPSQHCPAIHKLMSGSLLRPLSESPESRLCENGAVQNQPDPIQKLLMNPLPVAGTPGNQLNQGESGVGPQIHPKAKASGPAPPQHLLYLPNKAPPAGMAGNMVSPHELLQRLTLVQQEQELLQPNLTTGSSGLSKTNSTQVSSATGAPTLLLSPSMFTQTKATRAELVEPRALSRTQLQATLLHLIKNDASFLDTIYEAYVSRLATDSSSKAF; encoded by the exons aacagGACTGGAGCCATGACTGCAAGCACAGGTGGAGGCGGGAGCTGTTTATCCATGAGTCTGTCTGCCCTAAAGAGACTCGACCCCTACATTCACAGCATCACAGACCTGGCCAGCCAAGTAGCACTTTACACCTTCAACAACACCACCAATGAATGG gAAAAGACAGATGTGGAGGGAACTCTGTTTGTCTATAACAG ACTTGCCTCCCCCAGGCACGGCTTCACCATCCTGAATCGGCTGAGCATGGACAACCTGAGCGAGCCCATCACTAAAGACTTAGATTTCCAGCTGCAGCATCCGTTTCTCCTGTACAGGAACGCTCGCT TGTCCATCTTTGGCATCTGGTTCTACGATAAAGAAGACTGTCAGCGTATTGCAGAACTCATGAAGAA TTTGGCAGGACAGGAACAGCAGTTACAGCCGCAAATGGCTGTTGGCTCGGTCTCTCCGCGATCGGCAGAGCAGGGTGTGGATATAATGCAGATGCTCACTAAAGCACGGGATGACTATGACAAG GGAAAGCTCAGCGAGCCGAAAGAAATTGGCAGCGGTGGTGTCCTCCATGGAAGCCCCCATTTGATCAAACCCATACCCCTCAAACCAGCACAGGACACGCACGTCCAGGGTCAAACGCAGCAG ACACTTTCACTCTCTCAGGATACAGAGATGGAGTCAAAGCGCCTCTCGGTTGTCTCTTTGTTCGGGGCTCAGTCGAAACCAGACTCTGTCTCGCCACAGCCCACCTCAGCTGTCAGCAGGGTGGGTCCAACGCGGCCTGCGGTGGTCCGCTCGCTGTCTTATGATGACCCTTCTCTGGCAAGTGGCGCCGTGGTGTCCAACACCCCCTCACAGCACTGTCCAGCCATCCACAAGCTCATGTCTGGTTCTCTCCTGCGGCCTCTGTCTGAATCCCCAGAGAGTCGTCTGTGTGAAAACGGTGCAGTCCAGAACCAGCCCGACCCGATACAAAAACTGCTAATGAACCCTCTTCCTGTGGCAGGGACTCCAGGGAATCAGTTAAATCAGGGAGAAAGTGGGGTGGGGCCCCAAATCCACCCTAAAGCTAAAGCCTCAGGGCCGGCCCCGCCTCAGCACTTACTCTACCTCCCAAATAAGGCACCCCCTGCTGGAATGGCAGGGAACATGGTGTCGCCACATGAGCTTCTCCAAAGGCTCACATTGGTGCAGCAGGAGCAGGAGCTCCTACAGCCGAATCTCACCACCGGCAGCTCCGGTCTCAGCAAAACTAACTCGACACAG GTGAGCTCAGCGACCGGAGCCCCCACCCTCCTTCTGTCACCCAGCATGTTCACCCAGACCAAAGCCACGAGAGCAGAACTAGTCGAACCCAGGGCACTTAGCAGGACTCAGCTACAAGCCACACTGCTCCACCTCATCAAG AATGATGCATCGTTCCTGGACACCATCTATGAAGCATATGTCTCCCGGCTCGCTACAGACTCCAGCTCAAAAGCTTTCTGA
- the LOC113048095 gene encoding mRNA-decapping enzyme 1B-like isoform X2, protein MQNRTGAMTASTGGGGSCLSMSLSALKRLDPYIHSITDLASQVALYTFNNTTNEWEKTDVEGTLFVYNRLASPRHGFTILNRLSMDNLSEPITKDLDFQLQHPFLLYRNARLSIFGIWFYDKEDCQRIAELMKNLAGQEQQLQPQMAVGSVSPRSAEQGVDIMQMLTKARDDYDKGKLSEPKEIGSGGVLHGSPHLIKPIPLKPAQDTHVQGQTQQDTEMESKRLSVVSLFGAQSKPDSVSPQPTSAVSRVGPTRPAVVRSLSYDDPSLASGAVVSNTPSQHCPAIHKLMSGSLLRPLSESPESRLCENGAVQNQPDPIQKLLMNPLPVAGTPGNQLNQGESGVGPQIHPKAKASGPAPPQHLLYLPNKAPPAGMAGNMVSPHELLQRLTLVQQEQELLQPNLTTGSSGLSKTNSTQVSSATGAPTLLLSPSMFTQTKATRAELVEPRALSRTQLQATLLHLIKNDASFLDTIYEAYVSRLATDSSSKAF, encoded by the exons aacagGACTGGAGCCATGACTGCAAGCACAGGTGGAGGCGGGAGCTGTTTATCCATGAGTCTGTCTGCCCTAAAGAGACTCGACCCCTACATTCACAGCATCACAGACCTGGCCAGCCAAGTAGCACTTTACACCTTCAACAACACCACCAATGAATGG gAAAAGACAGATGTGGAGGGAACTCTGTTTGTCTATAACAG ACTTGCCTCCCCCAGGCACGGCTTCACCATCCTGAATCGGCTGAGCATGGACAACCTGAGCGAGCCCATCACTAAAGACTTAGATTTCCAGCTGCAGCATCCGTTTCTCCTGTACAGGAACGCTCGCT TGTCCATCTTTGGCATCTGGTTCTACGATAAAGAAGACTGTCAGCGTATTGCAGAACTCATGAAGAA TTTGGCAGGACAGGAACAGCAGTTACAGCCGCAAATGGCTGTTGGCTCGGTCTCTCCGCGATCGGCAGAGCAGGGTGTGGATATAATGCAGATGCTCACTAAAGCACGGGATGACTATGACAAG GGAAAGCTCAGCGAGCCGAAAGAAATTGGCAGCGGTGGTGTCCTCCATGGAAGCCCCCATTTGATCAAACCCATACCCCTCAAACCAGCACAGGACACGCACGTCCAGGGTCAAACGCAGCAG GATACAGAGATGGAGTCAAAGCGCCTCTCGGTTGTCTCTTTGTTCGGGGCTCAGTCGAAACCAGACTCTGTCTCGCCACAGCCCACCTCAGCTGTCAGCAGGGTGGGTCCAACGCGGCCTGCGGTGGTCCGCTCGCTGTCTTATGATGACCCTTCTCTGGCAAGTGGCGCCGTGGTGTCCAACACCCCCTCACAGCACTGTCCAGCCATCCACAAGCTCATGTCTGGTTCTCTCCTGCGGCCTCTGTCTGAATCCCCAGAGAGTCGTCTGTGTGAAAACGGTGCAGTCCAGAACCAGCCCGACCCGATACAAAAACTGCTAATGAACCCTCTTCCTGTGGCAGGGACTCCAGGGAATCAGTTAAATCAGGGAGAAAGTGGGGTGGGGCCCCAAATCCACCCTAAAGCTAAAGCCTCAGGGCCGGCCCCGCCTCAGCACTTACTCTACCTCCCAAATAAGGCACCCCCTGCTGGAATGGCAGGGAACATGGTGTCGCCACATGAGCTTCTCCAAAGGCTCACATTGGTGCAGCAGGAGCAGGAGCTCCTACAGCCGAATCTCACCACCGGCAGCTCCGGTCTCAGCAAAACTAACTCGACACAG GTGAGCTCAGCGACCGGAGCCCCCACCCTCCTTCTGTCACCCAGCATGTTCACCCAGACCAAAGCCACGAGAGCAGAACTAGTCGAACCCAGGGCACTTAGCAGGACTCAGCTACAAGCCACACTGCTCCACCTCATCAAG AATGATGCATCGTTCCTGGACACCATCTATGAAGCATATGTCTCCCGGCTCGCTACAGACTCCAGCTCAAAAGCTTTCTGA
- the LOC113048095 gene encoding mRNA-decapping enzyme 1B-like isoform X3, translating into MTASTGGGGSCLSMSLSALKRLDPYIHSITDLASQVALYTFNNTTNEWEKTDVEGTLFVYNRLASPRHGFTILNRLSMDNLSEPITKDLDFQLQHPFLLYRNARLSIFGIWFYDKEDCQRIAELMKNLAGQEQQLQPQMAVGSVSPRSAEQGVDIMQMLTKARDDYDKGKLSEPKEIGSGGVLHGSPHLIKPIPLKPAQDTHVQGQTQQTLSLSQDTEMESKRLSVVSLFGAQSKPDSVSPQPTSAVSRVGPTRPAVVRSLSYDDPSLASGAVVSNTPSQHCPAIHKLMSGSLLRPLSESPESRLCENGAVQNQPDPIQKLLMNPLPVAGTPGNQLNQGESGVGPQIHPKAKASGPAPPQHLLYLPNKAPPAGMAGNMVSPHELLQRLTLVQQEQELLQPNLTTGSSGLSKTNSTQVSSATGAPTLLLSPSMFTQTKATRAELVEPRALSRTQLQATLLHLIKNDASFLDTIYEAYVSRLATDSSSKAF; encoded by the exons ATGACTGCAAGCACAGGTGGAGGCGGGAGCTGTTTATCCATGAGTCTGTCTGCCCTAAAGAGACTCGACCCCTACATTCACAGCATCACAGACCTGGCCAGCCAAGTAGCACTTTACACCTTCAACAACACCACCAATGAATGG gAAAAGACAGATGTGGAGGGAACTCTGTTTGTCTATAACAG ACTTGCCTCCCCCAGGCACGGCTTCACCATCCTGAATCGGCTGAGCATGGACAACCTGAGCGAGCCCATCACTAAAGACTTAGATTTCCAGCTGCAGCATCCGTTTCTCCTGTACAGGAACGCTCGCT TGTCCATCTTTGGCATCTGGTTCTACGATAAAGAAGACTGTCAGCGTATTGCAGAACTCATGAAGAA TTTGGCAGGACAGGAACAGCAGTTACAGCCGCAAATGGCTGTTGGCTCGGTCTCTCCGCGATCGGCAGAGCAGGGTGTGGATATAATGCAGATGCTCACTAAAGCACGGGATGACTATGACAAG GGAAAGCTCAGCGAGCCGAAAGAAATTGGCAGCGGTGGTGTCCTCCATGGAAGCCCCCATTTGATCAAACCCATACCCCTCAAACCAGCACAGGACACGCACGTCCAGGGTCAAACGCAGCAG ACACTTTCACTCTCTCAGGATACAGAGATGGAGTCAAAGCGCCTCTCGGTTGTCTCTTTGTTCGGGGCTCAGTCGAAACCAGACTCTGTCTCGCCACAGCCCACCTCAGCTGTCAGCAGGGTGGGTCCAACGCGGCCTGCGGTGGTCCGCTCGCTGTCTTATGATGACCCTTCTCTGGCAAGTGGCGCCGTGGTGTCCAACACCCCCTCACAGCACTGTCCAGCCATCCACAAGCTCATGTCTGGTTCTCTCCTGCGGCCTCTGTCTGAATCCCCAGAGAGTCGTCTGTGTGAAAACGGTGCAGTCCAGAACCAGCCCGACCCGATACAAAAACTGCTAATGAACCCTCTTCCTGTGGCAGGGACTCCAGGGAATCAGTTAAATCAGGGAGAAAGTGGGGTGGGGCCCCAAATCCACCCTAAAGCTAAAGCCTCAGGGCCGGCCCCGCCTCAGCACTTACTCTACCTCCCAAATAAGGCACCCCCTGCTGGAATGGCAGGGAACATGGTGTCGCCACATGAGCTTCTCCAAAGGCTCACATTGGTGCAGCAGGAGCAGGAGCTCCTACAGCCGAATCTCACCACCGGCAGCTCCGGTCTCAGCAAAACTAACTCGACACAG GTGAGCTCAGCGACCGGAGCCCCCACCCTCCTTCTGTCACCCAGCATGTTCACCCAGACCAAAGCCACGAGAGCAGAACTAGTCGAACCCAGGGCACTTAGCAGGACTCAGCTACAAGCCACACTGCTCCACCTCATCAAG AATGATGCATCGTTCCTGGACACCATCTATGAAGCATATGTCTCCCGGCTCGCTACAGACTCCAGCTCAAAAGCTTTCTGA
- the LOC113048097 gene encoding leucine-rich repeat and transmembrane domain-containing protein 2-like isoform X1, whose translation MKEGYRITDIRGLVMKMKQEDTGTPIQAVWSLAPYRCLWRLASGPADATADLRSADMQLSTAPSVGRRRRGNPDSQGLLGVLSVCATLLQLCAGCPSECVCNSLEANCSGRSLISVPALTTLPEGTHTLLLANNRLSTLPVSVFANLSTLKTLDLSNNYLDNLPSRLFRELNNLSNLSLRNNSLTVLDRELFRGLTQLRRLDLSLNGLAAVPLGLLDELQGLTWLSLAGNRLHALERPTFEPLVNLQHLELGMNPWECDCNLRDFKHWMEWLIYRGGNVDAVECTLPKDLRGRDIRGVPVEMFNYCLQLEDENGGGAGSTKGGSPPCFRGTATPSSEGAVVRTEAELPDCVKHRYRPVSVRRAIGTVVIAGVVCGIVCIMMVAAAAYGCIYASLMAKYQRELKKRQPLMGDAEAEADSEEKQISSVA comes from the exons ATGAAGGAGGGTTACAGAATTACAGATATAAGAGGGTTGGTGATGAAGATGAAGCAGGAAGACACAGGAACCCCCATACAAGCAG TCTGGTCACTGGCCCCCTATCGCTGCCTGTGGAGGCTGGCATCAGGGCCAGCTGATGCCACAGCAGATCTGAGAAGCGCAGACATGCAACTCAGCACTGCACCTTCAGTGGGTCGCAGGAGGAGAGGAAATCCGGACAGCCAAG GTCTTCTAGGTGTGCTGAGTGTGTGTGCTACATTACTGCAGTTATGTGCTGGCTGTCcttcagagtgtgtgtgtaactCACTGGAAGCTAACTGCAGTGGGCGGAGTTTAATATCTGTGCCTGCTCTCACTACTCTCCCGGAGGGCACACATACCCTCCTTCTGGCCAATAACCGCCTCTCCACCCTTCCCGTCTCTGTCTTCGCCAATCTAAGCACCCTGAAGACACTTGACCTGTCCAATAACTATCTGGACAACCTGCCTTCCAGACTGTTCCGTGAGCTGAATAACCTGAGCAATTTGAGTTTGCGTAACAACAGCCTGACGGTTTTGGATCGCGAGTTGTTTCGCGGCCTGACCCAGCTGCGGAGACTGGATCTGTCTCTGAACGGCTTGGCCGCTGTGCCGCTGGGCCTGCTGGATGAGCTGCAAGGGCTGACCTGGCTCTCCTTGGCTGGGAACAGACTTCACGCTCTGGAGAGACCCACATTTGAGCCTCTCGTCAACCTTCAGCACCTGGAGCTGGGCATGAACCCCTGGGAGTGTGACTGCAACCTGAGAGACTTCAAACACTGGATGGAGTGGCTGATATATCGAG GCGGTAATGTCGATGCCGTTGAGTGTACACTTCCGAAGGACTTAAGGGGTCGTGACATCAGGGGCGTTCCTGTGGAGATGTTCAACTACTGTCTGCAATTGGAGGATGAGAATGGGGGCGGGGCTGGGAGCACAAAGGGTGGATCTCCACCATGTTTTCGAGGGACAGCCACTCCGTCGTCTGAAGGTGCAGTGGTGCGTACGGAAGCGGAGCTACCAGACTGTGTAAAGCATCGTTATCGGCCGGTCAGTGTTCGCAGGGCGATCGGTACAGTAGTGATCGCTGGTGTGGTCTGTGGAATCGTGTGCATTATGATGGTAGCTGCTGCAGCGTATGGCTGCATTTATGCCTCACTTATGGCAAAATACCAGCGAGAGCTAAAGAAGAGGCAGCCGTTGATGGGTGACGCAGAGGCAGAAGCCGATTCGGAGGAGAAACAGATCTCATCAGTTGCATAG
- the LOC113048097 gene encoding leucine-rich repeat and transmembrane domain-containing protein 2-like isoform X2, whose protein sequence is MQLSTAPSVGRRRRGNPDSQGLLGVLSVCATLLQLCAGCPSECVCNSLEANCSGRSLISVPALTTLPEGTHTLLLANNRLSTLPVSVFANLSTLKTLDLSNNYLDNLPSRLFRELNNLSNLSLRNNSLTVLDRELFRGLTQLRRLDLSLNGLAAVPLGLLDELQGLTWLSLAGNRLHALERPTFEPLVNLQHLELGMNPWECDCNLRDFKHWMEWLIYRGGNVDAVECTLPKDLRGRDIRGVPVEMFNYCLQLEDENGGGAGSTKGGSPPCFRGTATPSSEGAVVRTEAELPDCVKHRYRPVSVRRAIGTVVIAGVVCGIVCIMMVAAAAYGCIYASLMAKYQRELKKRQPLMGDAEAEADSEEKQISSVA, encoded by the exons ATGCAACTCAGCACTGCACCTTCAGTGGGTCGCAGGAGGAGAGGAAATCCGGACAGCCAAG GTCTTCTAGGTGTGCTGAGTGTGTGTGCTACATTACTGCAGTTATGTGCTGGCTGTCcttcagagtgtgtgtgtaactCACTGGAAGCTAACTGCAGTGGGCGGAGTTTAATATCTGTGCCTGCTCTCACTACTCTCCCGGAGGGCACACATACCCTCCTTCTGGCCAATAACCGCCTCTCCACCCTTCCCGTCTCTGTCTTCGCCAATCTAAGCACCCTGAAGACACTTGACCTGTCCAATAACTATCTGGACAACCTGCCTTCCAGACTGTTCCGTGAGCTGAATAACCTGAGCAATTTGAGTTTGCGTAACAACAGCCTGACGGTTTTGGATCGCGAGTTGTTTCGCGGCCTGACCCAGCTGCGGAGACTGGATCTGTCTCTGAACGGCTTGGCCGCTGTGCCGCTGGGCCTGCTGGATGAGCTGCAAGGGCTGACCTGGCTCTCCTTGGCTGGGAACAGACTTCACGCTCTGGAGAGACCCACATTTGAGCCTCTCGTCAACCTTCAGCACCTGGAGCTGGGCATGAACCCCTGGGAGTGTGACTGCAACCTGAGAGACTTCAAACACTGGATGGAGTGGCTGATATATCGAG GCGGTAATGTCGATGCCGTTGAGTGTACACTTCCGAAGGACTTAAGGGGTCGTGACATCAGGGGCGTTCCTGTGGAGATGTTCAACTACTGTCTGCAATTGGAGGATGAGAATGGGGGCGGGGCTGGGAGCACAAAGGGTGGATCTCCACCATGTTTTCGAGGGACAGCCACTCCGTCGTCTGAAGGTGCAGTGGTGCGTACGGAAGCGGAGCTACCAGACTGTGTAAAGCATCGTTATCGGCCGGTCAGTGTTCGCAGGGCGATCGGTACAGTAGTGATCGCTGGTGTGGTCTGTGGAATCGTGTGCATTATGATGGTAGCTGCTGCAGCGTATGGCTGCATTTATGCCTCACTTATGGCAAAATACCAGCGAGAGCTAAAGAAGAGGCAGCCGTTGATGGGTGACGCAGAGGCAGAAGCCGATTCGGAGGAGAAACAGATCTCATCAGTTGCATAG